One window of Oncorhynchus kisutch isolate 150728-3 linkage group LG25, Okis_V2, whole genome shotgun sequence genomic DNA carries:
- the eloal gene encoding elongin A, like has product MDALDVSKKVLQLKLQLKETTESKKVLKILKKLRELDITLDILAETGIGKAVNSLRKHGDAGEAVRLLVSHWKKLVPKETLSHTEKEDASQSKLLVTDAEIQNRSKEACSKIEDRSQNTSEDERLKTDEDNQDGPTSRGVHLKTDEKNKGTSEKEHLKTDRNEESLETEYKNQGTSKDEHLKTEDKNQGTAEMSHLQEVDEDSSELKNDHFKSEKENKRTWKKDKDEGKKQKGTRECLMVTGKKSNLSRNSEDENVVLPNTTFSSKSSHKKAKSISREESNNNSDNGGKCGIRRDSNRKTLPCPKPSSDESSKSKPDRKWTVIDKSNDQDNKKVSDSLGCNGERRKPSERNQVCHEDKKTKQEGKSKTKEKMAIEDKPNGDDVEVPSMSFESFLSYDINTPKRKKKSDSKKTPKKLKTVEKEVKVVKTPSTKTNKQLPAATADFSLPKKAMKGSVMDLLNIPLPTFLPEYDELSNFNYYDRKMEEKSKVLVSEGPVFTGQRLNRKMQVYSGAKSAFLPTMMSLYQQCIRALQNNIDLLYEIGGVPFEILEPVLERCTPDQLFRIEECNPMYVGLTDHLWEKHCQRDFRNAHLEEYESWREMHMRLSEERERKLQRLTKTIVSAHSGKPKGRQVKMAFINSVAKPPRNVRIQQEIHGTARHPRIQQENNGPTGVVLPPHPLDRPSVKAQENRARPCYVEPPRPSTTVSGTSQGQDSRKKTRVAPMMAKSLKAFKTMGRR; this is encoded by the exons GTCCTGAAAATCTTAAAGAAACTAAGGGAGTTGGATATAACCCTAGACATTCTTGCA GAGACTGGAATCGGCAAAGCTGTAAACTCTTTGCGCAAGCATGGGGATGCAGGAGAAGCTGTTAGGCTATTGGTCAGTCACTGGAAGAAATTGGTTCCTAAAGAAACCTTGAG CCATACAGAGAAGGAGGACGCGTCGCAGAGCAAGCTTTTGGTAACCGATGCAGAGATTCAAAACCGTTCAAAAGAGGCGTGCTCAAAAATAGAGGACCGAAGTCAAAATACTTCAGAAGATGAGCGTTTAAAAACCGATGAGGACAACCAAGATGGTCCTACTTCAAGAGGGGTGCATTTGAAAACTGATGAGAAAAACAAAGGCACTTCAGAAAAAGAGCATTTGAAAACTGACAGAAATGAAGAAAGTTTGGAAACTGAATACAAAAACCAAGGTACTTCCAAAGATGAGCATTTGAAAACTGAAGACAAAAACCAAGGTACTGCAGAGATGTCTCATTTACAGGAAGTGGATGAAGACTCAAGTGAATTGAAAAATGATCATTTTAAAAGTGAGAAGGAAAACAAGCGTACTTGGAAGAAGGACaaggatgaggggaaaaaacagaaGGGGACACGAGAGTGTTTAATGGTTACTGGGAAAAAAAGTAATTTGAGTAGAAATTCTGAAGATGAAAATGTTGTGCTGCCAAACACAACATTTTCATCTAAGAGCAGCCACAAGAAAGCCAAGTCGATTTCCAGGGAAGAATCTAACAACAATTCAGATAACGGAGGGAAATGTGGGATAAGGAGAGACTCCAATAGAAAAACACTGCCGTGTCCTAAACCATCCAGCGACGAGTCATCAAAATCTAAACCTGATAGAAAATGGACAGTTATTGACAAATCCAATGACCAAGACAACAAAAAAGTGAGTGACTCCCTAGGTTGTAATGGAGAGAGGCGGAAACCAAGTGAAAGAAATCAAGTCTGCCATGAAGACAAAAAGACTAAACAAGAGGGAAAATCAAAGACCAAAGAGAAAATGGCGATTGAGGACAAGCCGAATGGCGACGACGTCGAGGTGCCCTCCATGTCTTTTGAGTCTTTCTTGAGCTATGACATCAACACGCCTAAGAGGAAGAAAAAATCTGACAGTAAAAAAACACCTAAGAAACTTAAGACTGTTGAAAAAGAAGTAAAGGTTGTGAAGACACCCAGCACGAAAACCAATAAGCAGTTACCTGCGGCGACTGCAGATTTTTCACTGCCTAAAAAG GCTATGAAGGGGTCTGTGATGGACTTGCTTAATATTCCATTGCCAACATTTCTACCCGAATATGACGAGCTCTCCAACTTCAACTACTACGACAGGAAAA TGGAAGAGAAATCTAAAGTCTTGGTCTCTGAGGGCCCGGTCTTCACTGGTCAAAGACTCAACCGGAAGATGCAGGTCTATTCTGGTGCAAAGTCCGCCTTTCTCCCAACCATGATGTCCTTGTACCAGCAATGTATCCGGGCACTGCAGAACAACATTGACT TGCTCTATGAGATCGGAGGGGTCCCATTTGAAATCCTTGAGCCAGTACTAGAGCGCTGTACACCTGATCAGCTGTTTCGTATTGAAGAGTGCAACCCG ATGTATGTTGGATTGACTGATCACTTATGGGAGAAGCACTGTCAGCGGGACTTCAGGAATGCCCATCTAGAGGAGTACGAGTCCTGGAGAGAGATGCATATGAGGCTATctgaggaaagggagaggaagcTCCAAAGACTGACTAAAACCATAGTCTCTGCCCATTCAGGAAAACCCAAAG GCCGGCAGGTGAAAATGGCGTTTATTAACTCTGTTGCCAAGCCGCCTAGAAATGTGAGAATTCAGCAAGAGATCCATGGAACTGCAAGACATCCACGAATCCAGCAGGAGAACAATGGACCTACTGGTGTCGTACTGCCGCCTCACCCACTGGACAGGCCCAG TGTCAAGGCCCAGGAAAACAGAGCCAGACCCTGCTATGTTGAACCTCCTAGGCCAAGCACCACTGTCTCTGGGACAAGCCAAGGACAAGATTCCCGCAAAAAAACAC GGGTGGCACCTATGATGGCAAAGTCTCTGAAGGCCTTTAAAACGATGGGGCGTAGATGA